The DNA window GATCCAGTTCTTCAAGGATGATGCCACCGCCTTCAACAAGAAGAAACACGAAGTCATCGACGGCAAGGGCGTCCTCAACAACCGCATTTCCGAATATATCTTCAGCCATCTGAACAAGATCGGCATCCCCACCCACTTCATCCGCCGGCTCAACATGCGCGAGCAGCTGATCAAGGAAGTGGAAATGATCCCGCTGGAGATCGTCGTGCGCAACGTGGCGGCCGGTTCTCTTGCCAAGCGCCTTGGCATCGAGGAAGGCGTCGTCCTGCCGCGCTCGATCATCGAGTTCTATTACAAGTCCGACGCGCTCGACGATCCGATGGTCTCCGAAGAGCACATCACCGCTTTCGGCTGGGCCAATCCGGCCGAGCTCGACGACATCATGGCGCTTGCTATCCGGGTCAATGACTTCATGACCGGCCTCTTCCTCGGTGTCGGCATCCAGCTCGTCGATTTCAAGATTGAATGCGGCCGCCTCTTCGAGGGCGATCTGATGCGCATCATCCTCGCCGACGAGATCTCGCCGGACAGCTGCCGGCTCTGGGACATCGAAACCCGCGAGAAGATGGACAAGGACCGCTTCCGCCGCGACCTTGGCGGATTGCTTGAAGCCTATTCCGAAGTCGCTCGCCGTCTCGGCATCATCAATGAAAACGAGCCTGTGCGCGGCACCGGCCCGGTTCTCGTCAAGTAAGGCAGGAAAGACAAAGTGATCAAGGCTCGTGTCACCGTCACGCTGAAAAACGGCGTTCTCGATCCGCAGGGCAAGGCCATCGAAGGCGCGCTCGGCGCTCTCGGCTTTTCGGGCGTCGGCCATGTAAGGCAGGGCAAGGTCTTCGACCTGGAGCTCGAAGGCGCCGACAAGGCCAAGGCCGAAGCCGACCTCAAGGCCATGTGCGAAAAATTGCTGGCAAATACGGTCATCGAGAACTACACCATTTCTCTCGATTGAACATTGCGAGACTTACAATGCCCGAAGCATATGTATGGCTGCTTCGGGACGTGGCACAAATACAAGCAAGGTTTGAACCGCACCCATGAAATCAGCCGTCGTTCAACTTCCGGGTCTCAACCGTGACCGCGACATGATCGCAGCCTTGAGCAAGATCTCCGGCCGCGAACCGGTGACGATCTGGCAGACAGAAACCGAGATTCCGGATGTCGACCTAATCGTCATCCCCGGCGGCTTCTCCTATGGCGATTATCTTCGTTGCGGCGCGATCGCCGCCCGCATGCCAGTCATGCAGGCGATCATCGACAAGGCCGCAAAGGGCGTGAAGGTGCTCGGCGTTTGCAATGGCTTTCAGATCCTCGTCGAAGCCGGTCTGTTGCCCGGCGCGCTGATGCGCAATGCCTCGTTGAAATTCGTCTGCCGCGAGGTCAAGCTCGAAGTCGTCAATGCAGAGACTGATTTCACCCGCGCCTATGCGCAGGGTCAGGTCATCCGCAGCCCGGTTGCCCATCATGATGGCAATTATTTCGCCGACGAAGCCACGCTGGCGAAGATCGAAGGCAATGGCCAGGTTGTCTTCCGTTATGCAGAAGGCACCAATCCGAACGGCTCGCTCAACGACATCGCCGCCGTCATGAACGAAAACGGAAATGTCCTCGGCATGATGCCGCATCCGGAAAACCTGATCGAAGCAGCCCACGGCGGTTCGGACGGCCGCGGTCTCTTCGCCTCGGCACTCGACGTCGTCGCTGCCTAACCCGCGCCTGCTGATATGTCTCCTGCAGGCCCCGCGGGGACGCCATGCAAGACCTTCTTCCCCGGAGCAAGACCAATGCGCCCTCGCCGTTCCGTCGCCAACGCCGCCGTGTTGACGGCTATCGCAGTTGCTCTGGCAGCCTGCCAATCGCCGGCGCCGGCAGCAGATCCAAACCGGGCTGCGCTGC is part of the Rhizobium bangladeshense genome and encodes:
- the purC gene encoding phosphoribosylaminoimidazolesuccinocarboxamide synthase — protein: MNRRRRIYEGKAKILYEGPEPGTLIQFFKDDATAFNKKKHEVIDGKGVLNNRISEYIFSHLNKIGIPTHFIRRLNMREQLIKEVEMIPLEIVVRNVAAGSLAKRLGIEEGVVLPRSIIEFYYKSDALDDPMVSEEHITAFGWANPAELDDIMALAIRVNDFMTGLFLGVGIQLVDFKIECGRLFEGDLMRIILADEISPDSCRLWDIETREKMDKDRFRRDLGGLLEAYSEVARRLGIINENEPVRGTGPVLVK
- the purS gene encoding phosphoribosylformylglycinamidine synthase subunit PurS, which gives rise to MIKARVTVTLKNGVLDPQGKAIEGALGALGFSGVGHVRQGKVFDLELEGADKAKAEADLKAMCEKLLANTVIENYTISLD
- the purQ gene encoding phosphoribosylformylglycinamidine synthase subunit PurQ, which codes for MKSAVVQLPGLNRDRDMIAALSKISGREPVTIWQTETEIPDVDLIVIPGGFSYGDYLRCGAIAARMPVMQAIIDKAAKGVKVLGVCNGFQILVEAGLLPGALMRNASLKFVCREVKLEVVNAETDFTRAYAQGQVIRSPVAHHDGNYFADEATLAKIEGNGQVVFRYAEGTNPNGSLNDIAAVMNENGNVLGMMPHPENLIEAAHGGSDGRGLFASALDVVAA